Sequence from the Rutidosis leptorrhynchoides isolate AG116_Rl617_1_P2 chromosome 3, CSIRO_AGI_Rlap_v1, whole genome shotgun sequence genome:
CGAGTCCGTCGCCCTCGCCATTTTCATTTCTAAGCATATTTGAGCACGGGCTTGTGTTTGTTTGTTTGAATATTTCGACCGTTAGACCAACAAAGCCGttggcttttattttattttattttttttattacttttacAATATATAACTAATACACTCCAAACACACACAACACTCCCAAAAATTCTAACATAACACTCCCAACACTTTCATCCAACAAACATTTCATCAAAATAAATCATCTTCAAaacaaaaaaaaaccaaaaaaaaccgATCGGGCAAGTTGTCGATACTCAATGAAGTAACGATTGTTTTCAAACACTACTCGACTCCCAAATGTTAAACTCACCTTCCGGGGCATCTTCCAACCCGGCCATGTGCACCCGACTTGACGGAGGTACAACGCGCTTTGGTATTGAGAGCCCGAACAAAAATCACCAAGAAATACCAAAAAGCGTTTGAGTTATCCGATGACGACGAGTAGTTTTTAATGTTTTATGTACTTGTATTTGTTTTCAATTAAGTCGTTTTTTAAATGTATCTGTATGATTGTTATTTAATAAATGTGATGTTCAAAAACCAATATTTATttgttagttaataataataataataataataataataataataataataataataataataataataataataataataataataataaaatttgagaaaatatgtcatggttggcaatggtgTGTTATGTGAGTGTTATATGAGGAAGTGGTGAGAAAGGAAAAGAGAGAAAGCTAACGTGGTGTTGAAAAAGTGTTGAGCAAAGGCGTCATGGTTGTGATTGGTGTAATATTGtttcaaaacatgtgtatcggcagggacatgttagccatgtgttgactttgtcaacccatccagcggtccccggtagcccactggagtctggcgaaacaccatcacccatttccccacagcatgccaggcccgataaacgaacctgcattgtcattgtttcaatcttcgcaGACGTGGGAACAAGggatcatttgggcccggtaagaatggtttttgatccaattatttgaAAAATCTtcacctagtgggaatcgaaccctcacATCCCATAAGGAAGAGTGAGTCATTCACCACTAAGCTATTGGCCCATTCTTGTGATTGGTGTAATATGTCTATCAAATTTCATAACTTCGGCATTATATTTGAATATGTACTACTACTATTTGGATATTTGAatcttatatgtattaatgaatataaatataatataaatagttATAGAAATCAAATTAATTGAAGCCCCTTCTATTCAACCTCATACCTGTCGTTTTACATTCCTTTATTATTAGTAtcctaatataatataattaattctaTTCCATTTAAATCCAATATTGATTGATTggggtatatataaatatatattatctatattattactaCATATATCacaattaaaatattttttttctttctaccaACTTCACAACTTTACCAAAATCCTAATATTCGTGATCTTGAGTTTATCTGTCCAACTTAAACGATAAGAGTAATAGTTTATCTGTCCAACTTGACACGTTTATGTTGTAGCCTTTTAAGCTTCATATTCTTTAATTCTTTAAATTATAATAAGATAGCATGTCACCAACTTAAACGATAAGAGTAATAGTTATTGCAAATTCTTTGTATGTATCCGGTATCTCACCTAGTTAAGAGTATATAGGTCCTCAATTCCTTTCTTTTCCTTtccttttctttcttctttcttttcttttattaaaaaaaagttatatatattattattatttattatataataataataataataataataataataataataataataataataataataattgatagaaAAATGATAAACATAACTTACGTTTAAACATATCATATATAATCTAATTCTATATTTATCAAATCCGCCATAAATAATATTGTTACCAAAATTATTTACCAAAGTTGATAATAAAAaatgaatatttatattttataattaattaaatatagttTGTAAATTTAAATTGGTATTACACGTAGCTCTAAGAACTGCGTTTAATTAGAATTCTCCATAATAATATTATATTGCGGAGTATAATTTTTCAGTATCACCAACAAGTTCAATTAATTTTCATTATCCAAAAATGGTTGGAGTAGTTTTATACAACTTGGTGTGACAACTATCTGGAAAAAATAGTTTCTTCATAGACTCCGTATAAATATTTAAGTAACCTGAGGTTctatttatctattttttttttttttttttgagaaataaACAAAGGCAGAAAGCCGATACtaatttttcttttatatatatatatatatatatatatatatatatatatatatatatatatatatatatatatatatatatatatatatatatatatatagtaaaaagtTGATGTGAATGaagaatcttgtattcttgtactaGAAAATTTGGAACAGCATATGGATCGGGCCGGCCCAACGTGCAATATTTGTATAATTGGACTGGACTTTACGTATAGACCTATTTATGAATTGTTcttacttaatttttttttttttttttttttttacaaaagtctACGTCAGGGGTGTTCAATATTTGATTTAAAACTGTttaaaccgaatatcgaatcgaaatcaaatataaaaaaaaaatcaaaccaaatttgaaaaatggttttcggatcgagCAAAACCGAAACCGAATTAGAATCCAGTTTTTCGGTTAGGTTTTGAAATTCTGAACTTGGTTAACCGAATATACCCAAATATGCCTTACGTAAAGTTGTCATAGTACGATTAACCTTTGGATTTGTAATCACTGCTTATATACTCGGTATTCACCATAATTCACAAGAACATTCTGTAGTCTTATAAATGGGAAATGCCCTACCTTTGAGTGCGGTTTAAACTATTTTTTTACGTAATTGAAAGTAaccaattaataaatatattaagttattaatattattgtatagatatacgagttatgacttgaatagatattttaacttttaaagtcAAATTATGTTTACATGCATTTGAAATCATATTTGAATCGTTAATTTCATATACTTCCTAAGTTTATTCACTACACATTTGAAATCGTAACCAATTCAAGTAGATTTTTAATGTTCAAGTCAATATATTGGTATGGTATGTACTATGTATGTTGAATCAATAAAAGTTATGTACAATATTATTGAAAAAATATACAATATGACTAAGACGGAGATACTTTTGGTTTTTCTAGTGGTTATTGATTTTGTTTATTTTTTGATATAATATGTATTGTATTTTGatattatataaacttattatATTTTGTAAATTTGTATATATGTTTAATTATATACTAGTTTAGTGTAATActttacatagttaataatataatGTTTGTTTATCTAGTGGGGAAAAAGTGAAGTCGAATTCGATTATAACCGAAATTGAACCGAATTCGGTTTTGGTTTCGGTTCGGTTTTGATATATGAATTTGGTTTCAGTTCGTTTTTCGGTTTTGATTTTTGAAGTTTCAATAACGAGgaaaccgaaccgaataaaccgacaAACCAAATCAATGAACACCCATACTCTAcgcctaaaatatataaataaattaaatattaataatctTTCGCTAGTTGGGTAGATTGGTCATTTTCTTTCGTGACCAGTAGCAAAACAAGAAATTTTTTCACTGGGGCAAAAATATTTTTTAAAGCATTCACACCTTTTTAGGTCGTGGATTTTTGGGATGGGGGCAAAAAATCTAGAGGCTTTTGGACAAAATACGAATGCTTTTGGAAGTAAAATCAAATTTTAAACTTAAATATTTCAAATTCACTTTGtgcaatatcaaaaaaaaaaaaaaaaaaaaaaaaaaaaaaaaaaaaaaattctaattaTACACTGAAAAATTCAAATCTAATGGGGGTGAGGTACCCCTTCCCCCTACGTAGTTTTGCTAGTGTGACTTGTAGTTTAGTTGTTTTTGTTCTTGTTACTTTGTTTTCTTTATCTTGTCGTGAGCTTTAGTTGtggttgtatttttagtttaactcGAAAGTTGTATCGTTTTGAAAGTTCTGGGAATTTCATTTTTTTACTATAaaaatttatctgtttttctgctgaaaataaataaataaataaataaaatatttattctGTAATAATATATGGCTTAGATTTTGAGATGCGGAAATGATAATGAAGGTGAGTTTTTGGAAGGTAACGTAGAATTTCAACTAAAAAGGCCATTAAATTTTGAGGAACACATGACTTGATAATGACAACATCAAAATGAAATTTGTTGCtcctttttcttcatcttcttctttgaTCTTTGCATCTTCTTCACCAATTGATATCAAAGTATTCAAATCAACAAATCTAAACAAACAATTCAATCTCACCCTCACTTCAAGAAACCTCAAACCAGTGAAGATATTCTGTAAAACAACACAGAATGATGTAAATGAACCCCCTCAAATTGAAAACTCAACAAGTCATAAAATGGAAGATTACAATACTGCTATGAAGAGAATGATGAGAAACCCTTATGAGTATCACCATGATCTTGGTTTGTATTTCTCTCTTTCTTCTAAATTTtagatttaattaattaattatttattcaaGTAATGTAATGTGATGATTTGTGGCTATTATTGAATGTCCTTTTTTAGTTAAATTAACAGTGAATACCTTTGATAATAAAATCTGAACTCAAATTCTTATAGTATATATTTTTGGATATTTATTTATAAAGTTTGTGTTTGCCTTTTGCATAGGCTATTTGTAATCAGCAGTATATATAAAGTGCATTGGCTTTCTAGCATAAAGCTTTACCTTTGTTTATTGACTACCATAAGTCAACTGTCTTACTGATGTATAATTGAAAACTAGGAACTTCAATATTAAGATGTGGCTCTAGTTATTGTGTCGACAACAagggtcgatttattggcgacttaactgactcttagagcctaaagtaaatttcaggcaggatttaaaacccatgaaaatttgattttatcattttcatggcgtctcaattttattttaaatttattaaaaaaaatttcctacttattggccggaggtccactcggaagcaatctctctatccgtcgaatagaaaaatggatgactttctctactttttagagtgttttcactctgggttgagaaatgacttgtctttattctcggataggggaaggattatctacatctcacctccccatacttgtctttgttgttgttgttcaatATTAACAAGACTGATTGGGTCATTTCAGGCATGAACTATAATCTGATAACTGAAAACCTGATTGTTGGCTCTCAGCCTCAAAAACCTGAAGATATCGACCATCTTAAAGAAGAACAAAATGTTGCATATATTCTTAACTTGCAGCAGGACGGAGACGTTGCTTATTGGGGAATAGATTTGGAGTCTATAATCGAAAGATGTAAACAACTTGGAATACGCCACATGAGAAGGCCTGTGAGTAaacttcttcaatcttcaacaatTAAATAACTGTCGATTGTTATTCTTTGATCAGTGAAGTTTCTGAAAATGTATCAAACTTTATCCAAAATTCTATGGTGATTCGGACAGGCAAGAGACTTTGATGGGGATTCTTTAAGGAGTATGTTACCGAAAGCTGTATCTTCACTAGAATGGGCAATTTCAGAAGGAAAAGTAAGAGTGTATGTACATTGCACGGCCGGATTAGGCCGGGCCCCAGCTGTAGCCATTGCTTACATGTTCTGGTTTTGTAATATGGATGTGAGTTACCTTTACTACCTTTGCATATTATCGCCATTGTCGTTGAATTTATAACAGTAATGCATTATATTAACACTTTCTCAAACCCTTGTGATGTGAAGCTGAATACAGCGTATGAAACGCTTACAGCAAAAAGACCGTGTGGGCCAAATAAAAAGGCGATAAGAGGGGCTACTTATGATTTGGCTAAAAACGACCCAGGAAAAGAACCTTTTGAAAGTCTTCCTGAAAACGCGTTTGGTGATGTTGCTGATTGGGAGAGGACACTGATTCAAGACCGAGTTCGCCATCTTCGTGGAACATGAAAGTTACGATCCTTGACAGATACATAAAATATGGCGAATATAGATTATTGATAAATAAGAGAAGTTGGCTTTTGTCATGAATAAATGTTATATTTTTGCAACCTGTCTCCGTTTCGTTCCAAAAAAATTAAATTATGTATTGACTTTTGAAAATCTGTGAACTCAAAACATAATAAAGATTATTCTAGGAGAACATATCTTCCATATATTGATAATATTGCatcttttttttttgaacggcgaatttgaatcagcggatcatttatttaaacgaccctcatcattttcaCCCACACACGCTAGAAGAAAACTCCTACTCCTACCCATCATAGCATGAATAAACTCGAGTTTTACACCATACTTTTATGATTATGCATTAACAAATGGTACTATAATCCGGTAACCTTTCCAATCAAAAGGTTGTGGGTTCAAATCTAGGGGATGACATTTGTATACATTTAAGAGAACTGCTGGTGTAAATATCATTACCGAAAAAGAAAACTGATCACCTAAAGTTAATTGCCAATATAAGAAATAATAATATAATGAAATATTACAATTACAAGTCTTCAAAATGCTCATAAGCTTACCAAGTATTCTGCTACGTTAGAACAAAATGAGCTGGTGGAAAAGAGAGGTGTTTTCTTTTTAAATGGTATGTAAGATAATTGTCTGTGCAGTCGAACAAAGTGtacattaaaaaggtacaaaatgatGTTATAAGTAGAATTTACACCTAAGTGCTATTTGCATATTCACTTGTTTCGTTGGCAACTGTTCCCCACACGCTAGCCATCTTCTCTGCATATCCTGCCTGTAAACATAAGCACAATGCATATGTTTCAGATGTTTACACTCATGGACATAATACTTTTATGGGACGGATTTCTACCAAGTTGTACGTAAAATATGAATACCATTCCTATATTATAACAATTTTTATATGATTGTTCGCATCAGATGTCTTTTAGGGTGGTATGCATTTATAAACAATCTGATTGGATTTCAACCTGTCTTGTCTATTTCACCCGTTCCTTATTAGCTACCGTAAACGGGTAAACAGAAGCGCATACTTTTATTGACATGTATGCGGCCTAACCGGGTTATCCCATGACCGTTTCGGATCCTTTCCCTAATAGCTACTGTATTTTACTTTAAACATGACAAAATCAGCACACTCATAAGTACATGAATTGAATCATCACATTTACTAAGATTACTTGCTGAAGGTGAAAAAATGTACCTGGTTAACAACGAAACCTTTCAACATTCCAAAGAAATCATCATGCCTTTCTTTGTCCAGTCTCTCAAGCTCGCTCTTATTATTCTCCTGCATAACCATTCATTATTACATAATTCTCTAACTATTAAGTGACGATTGATAACAAAATCATAATTACAGATAAAATAATATCAAAACTATTTAACAGATGCTTACCTTAATGCGTTCATATTCTCTAACTGCACAGTTTTTAGCTTCATCGGTAACTCTCATTGTTTCTTTTAGCTCCTCAATTTTCTGAACTCTAGatcagtggcggatccaggaatCGTAATCACTGGTAGCACataatattaaataattagttattaataatataataataataacaacaacaacaacaatgaggGTTGGGGTTGCCCCGCGTTGCTTGGGCGAATCGTGATTGTTTTACGTGTGTTGTTTCGGGCAGTCTTTTACGTATAATTAAAATAACCAAAAAATGTAAAGAAAACACATAAGGTGCAGTGCAACTAAGTCTGCATATGTAGCCATCCAACTTTGTTCGGGTCTAAATAAGCAAGTGGGTATAAAGAGGCCGACCCATAAACTTATCTATTCATGGCCAACCTGTTTAAACATCAAAATTACAGGTATCTTTCTTCTCTACAATTTACAAAGCGCATGGGTTACTGCTGACATGTCACCTCGATATTCACCCTAATTACTCACCTCCATGTGTTAATCTCCTCATTAATCCGGATTAATTATTGCTAATTACTACAAAAATACACGTGTCCCAATCAGGCTTCAAAATAAACTATCACATTTACTGAAACGAATTGTAAGACCTAATCAAACACAACCGTCGCTCACTTACCCTCTCTCTTCAAAAATTGTAACCACCACAATCAGCACCGGCGATTATGGCCTCCGGCTCCCTTAATAAATATCGCCGCCGCCACCACATCATTAATCGCCACAACTGTACGAACATAACGGTACTACCTTTGTATAATTTGAAGACAGTCGTATTTCTGCATCTACAGATCTGATTAGATTAATTTCACCTTTCTTCAGGAAGCAATCATGGTTATTGTGTTTAAACAACCACAATCTGTTAATACATATGTGGTTTTTTGCTGCAATCCTGACGCGTAAGCTTAATCAAGGTATGTCACTTACAAAAGCATATGGTTTTGATTTGAATCCGATTAATCAACATAACAATGAAGTTTATTTCAATTTAAAGTCTTGAGATTTTCATGAATGAATTTGAAAATCTTAAGAGATTTTCATGACTCATTGAGATTTTCATGAATGAATATATCTATTTTCATGAATGAATTTCATTGAATCTGTAagtcaaaaataataatattatataatatgattcatTTATGTTTTGTGCTAATGTTGATGAAACCAGTTGCAATTTGGCTTCTTATTCAAATTAACTGAATTTATTATAAAATCCTGCACACCGGGTGTTAGATGTTTTGTCTCAATGAATTTATTGAATTATAAAT
This genomic interval carries:
- the LOC139895748 gene encoding phosphoglucan phosphatase LSF2, chloroplastic, whose amino-acid sequence is MKFVAPFSSSSSLIFASSSPIDIKVFKSTNLNKQFNLTLTSRNLKPVKIFCKTTQNDVNEPPQIENSTSHKMEDYNTAMKRMMRNPYEYHHDLGMNYNLITENLIVGSQPQKPEDIDHLKEEQNVAYILNLQQDGDVAYWGIDLESIIERCKQLGIRHMRRPARDFDGDSLRSMLPKAVSSLEWAISEGKVRVYVHCTAGLGRAPAVAIAYMFWFCNMDLNTAYETLTAKRPCGPNKKAIRGATYDLAKNDPGKEPFESLPENAFGDVADWERTLIQDRVRHLRGT